The Corallococcus exiguus genome has a segment encoding these proteins:
- a CDS encoding GNAT family N-acetyltransferase → MSVHPPARLRPARLDEIARVREIERLSARRFLGTDLAALVEDEPTDADTLAARIATGGLTVAEGEDGRPVAFLMARPVEGCGYIEQLDVLPTHAGRRLGAALISALEPAWPALLLSTFRDVPWNAPYYARLGFRVVETLTPALEVIRAEHLARGLDESRRVFMRKDKMP, encoded by the coding sequence ATGAGTGTGCATCCCCCTGCGCGCCTGCGCCCCGCCCGCCTCGACGAGATCGCGCGTGTGCGCGAAATCGAGCGTCTCTCCGCACGCCGTTTCCTGGGCACGGACCTCGCGGCCCTGGTGGAGGATGAACCCACCGACGCGGACACGCTCGCGGCCCGCATCGCCACGGGCGGGCTGACCGTCGCGGAAGGGGAGGATGGGCGTCCGGTCGCATTCCTGATGGCACGACCCGTGGAGGGTTGCGGTTACATCGAGCAACTGGACGTGCTGCCGACCCATGCCGGACGGCGGTTGGGCGCCGCGCTGATTTCGGCCCTCGAGCCGGCATGGCCCGCCCTGTTGCTCTCCACCTTCCGCGACGTGCCGTGGAACGCGCCCTACTACGCGCGGCTGGGCTTCCGGGTCGTCGAGACCCTGACGCCGGCCCTGGAGGTCATCCGGGCCGAGCATCTTGCACGGGGGCTCGACGAGAGCCGGCGGGTGTTCATGCGCAAGGACAAGATGCCCTGA
- a CDS encoding tetratricopeptide repeat protein, producing the protein MTIGAEDSLTTLETNKPLSESVLWRAQRSYFERVGIDAWRDATVPHYVTCNPTLAHAMAQVVLGFLRDCHAGEARAGSEPFHVLELGAGSGRFAFLFLRVLAELREVMGWSHVPIRYVMSDFTESNLRFWRAHPALRPFVTAGLLDFALVDVERMDSTLELLESKTMLGAGSLGRPLTVIANYVFDGVAQDAFFIEKGQLSECLFTVATETPELDLSAANVLTRLRLASSRRAVHPDYYPEPELNGLLRGYTDRLDGGSVLFPAPALRCLEKLSALASGSLFLLSADKGHLDEASLALEVDPQVTVHGSFSLPVNYHAFQQWFLRKGGEHICADHRQSSLVVAAFILGAPARGMPEARLAYHLAFNGPSPDGFFRLRQGLEAHYEMLEFEQLLAHVRLSRYDARILGDCLPAFSQKMTTLSAQERVALAQAIGRAWANYFHIGESRDLAFAFAACLYQLGEPASALALFEESLALYGEDPRTLWNLAMCLFALGRSEDAARSLVKAGESFPLLHAHIGLLPKSG; encoded by the coding sequence ATGACGATTGGCGCCGAGGACAGCTTGACGACGCTCGAGACGAACAAGCCCCTCTCGGAGTCGGTGCTGTGGCGAGCCCAGCGCAGCTACTTCGAGCGTGTGGGAATTGACGCCTGGCGTGATGCCACGGTGCCACACTATGTCACGTGCAACCCGACGCTCGCGCACGCCATGGCCCAGGTGGTGCTCGGTTTCCTTCGGGACTGTCACGCAGGAGAGGCCCGCGCAGGTAGTGAGCCGTTCCATGTGCTGGAGCTTGGAGCGGGGAGCGGGCGCTTTGCCTTTCTCTTCCTCCGGGTGCTCGCCGAACTGCGCGAGGTCATGGGCTGGAGCCACGTCCCCATCCGCTACGTGATGAGTGATTTCACGGAGTCCAACCTGCGGTTCTGGCGGGCACATCCGGCTCTGCGTCCATTCGTCACCGCGGGCTTGCTGGACTTCGCGCTCGTCGACGTGGAGCGCATGGACAGCACCCTCGAGCTCCTGGAGTCCAAGACGATGCTTGGGGCCGGAAGCCTGGGGCGGCCGCTCACGGTCATCGCGAACTACGTCTTCGATGGCGTTGCGCAGGATGCCTTCTTCATCGAGAAGGGGCAGCTCTCCGAGTGCCTCTTCACGGTCGCCACCGAGACCCCGGAACTCGACCTGAGTGCTGCGAACGTCCTCACGCGATTGCGCCTCGCGTCCTCTCGGCGTGCCGTGCATCCCGACTATTATCCCGAGCCGGAACTCAATGGGCTGCTGCGGGGTTATACCGACCGGCTCGATGGGGGCTCGGTGCTCTTTCCGGCCCCCGCCCTGAGGTGCCTGGAGAAGCTTTCTGCGCTCGCGAGCGGGAGCCTCTTCCTCCTCTCCGCCGACAAGGGGCACCTCGACGAGGCCTCACTCGCCCTGGAGGTGGATCCTCAGGTGACGGTGCATGGGAGTTTCTCCCTGCCGGTGAACTACCACGCCTTCCAGCAGTGGTTCCTTCGCAAGGGCGGTGAGCACATCTGCGCGGACCACCGGCAGTCGAGCCTCGTCGTCGCCGCGTTCATCCTCGGCGCGCCAGCCCGAGGCATGCCCGAGGCGCGCCTCGCCTATCACCTCGCCTTCAACGGCCCCAGTCCCGATGGTTTCTTCCGATTGCGGCAGGGCCTCGAGGCGCACTACGAGATGCTTGAGTTCGAGCAACTCCTCGCGCACGTGCGACTGAGCCGGTACGACGCTCGCATCCTCGGCGACTGCCTCCCAGCGTTCAGCCAGAAGATGACTACGCTGTCAGCGCAGGAGCGCGTGGCGCTCGCGCAGGCCATCGGGCGAGCGTGGGCGAACTACTTCCACATTGGTGAGAGCCGGGATCTGGCGTTCGCCTTCGCGGCTTGCCTGTACCAGCTTGGCGAACCTGCCTCGGCACTCGCGCTGTTCGAGGAGTCGCTCGCCCTGTACGGAGAGGATCCGCGCACGTTGTGGAACCTCGCGATGTGCCTGTTCGCGCTGGGGCGCTCGGAGGATGCGGCGCGCTCGCTCGTGAAGGCCGGCGAATCGTTCCCTCTGCTTCACGCGCACATCGGATTGCTGCCGAAGTCGGGGTGA
- a CDS encoding MG2 domain-containing protein: protein MAHFVPFALRALLPLGFAAVFVTLSPQVLAARATSRSLGGENRYLTHVTTDKPLYRPGEQVLVRGLVLDALNRKPYAGSLHAQVEVRGPKGDVVTTSTASTADSVWGYAWPIPAGQAGGEYTLRVTYPWTGAAPAERKFDVRAYRAPRLKSQIEFLRDGYGPGDTVTATLDVKRAEGGVPAGAKVTANALVDGANVAQVPCTVDAKGRCTVSFPLPAAMERGEGTLAFTIQDGGVVESAAKTIPILLQTLDLAMYPEGGDLVAGLASRVYFEARTPARKPADLMGRIVEVESGKVVARVSSEHEGRGRFELTPQAGVRYALRIDSPSGIRKSFPLPEVKPRGAVIRVREDVVPAGKLVQLVVGLTNVGRATVTLSQREVRVASAVLDDVKGGPVTLNPGEADGVLVATVWDHDGRPLAERLVFRQPSKELSVELKADRTRYVPGGPVQLTARTTRGGQPVSALVMLTVTDDAVLELQENRDQAPQLPVMVLLEPEVKELADAQLYLDAKNPKSRLAVDLLLGTQGWRRFALTDTKAFLARHGEAAMRVLAVRWPPEPVRKPRPSAIAKAGRGAAVGGMLRMEEPLMDRNVEDEDDAFAGAAEGAAIPQMAPVAAAAPPPMPPADAPAEVEAPAPVLQAAKEEEAPMERRRSLRAKRDFNADDKQVIQGQLIYLREFAHTARPNRKSGDRVDFAETLYWNAGVRTDARTGEARVSFAMSDSVTTFKAFAGAVGGDGALGSAVAELESVQPFYAEPKLPLEVTSGDVVRLPVALVNGTEARLSGAGVKVELKGDVKVSGGSTLDLASQARGRQLFSLEIGQEAKPVDVKLTASAGEYTDVVTRTLSIKPRGFPGRVSYGGLVSAKAPAVHPVVLPKSLVPGTVRTSIAVYPGPLANMTESLARLIQEPSGCFEQTSSTTYPMTMAQQYFQTHTGVNPELVASAKEKLERGYQRLMGFETPEKGYEWFGEKPGHEALTAFGLLHFTDMRQVRDVDTAMMERTREWLLQQRDGQGGFNRKRRALHVWVEDPDTSNAYIVWTLLESAGQPASQAKELSREVASVKAAAAKSTNSYVVALAANVLALAGDTAEARKLMGRLASSQGKAGVVDGATQSIVGSMGETLNIETTALATLAWMRDPAYVGNVERAMKFLAESSDGGRYGATQSTVLALRAIIAYDKARASKLTPGLVRVYVDGRPVGEPVRFDGSTQEALKLPDVSALLGTGERRVELRMEGGAELPYSVEVTYNMLTPDSSKDTAVTLEVALAKTALTEGEPTEARVVVANRTGQKLPTAVAIFGVPGGLEVRHDQLKELVKRQVVDAYEVLGRDVVLYWRGMEPNKRIDVPLSLVAAVPGTYTGPSSRAYLYYADEHKVWSEGVKVSIAPKP from the coding sequence ATGGCCCACTTCGTACCGTTTGCCCTGCGCGCGCTCCTGCCGCTGGGATTCGCAGCCGTCTTCGTGACGTTATCGCCCCAGGTCCTCGCGGCCCGGGCGACCTCACGCTCCCTGGGGGGCGAAAACCGCTACCTGACCCATGTCACCACCGACAAGCCGCTCTACCGCCCCGGGGAGCAGGTGCTGGTGCGGGGCCTGGTGCTGGACGCCCTGAACCGCAAGCCGTACGCGGGCTCACTCCATGCGCAGGTGGAGGTGCGCGGGCCCAAGGGGGACGTCGTCACCACCAGCACGGCGTCCACGGCGGACTCCGTGTGGGGCTACGCCTGGCCCATCCCCGCTGGCCAGGCCGGCGGCGAGTACACCCTGCGCGTCACCTATCCGTGGACGGGCGCGGCCCCCGCGGAGCGGAAGTTCGACGTGCGCGCCTACCGGGCCCCCCGGCTCAAGTCCCAGATTGAGTTCCTCCGGGACGGCTACGGGCCGGGCGACACCGTCACCGCCACGCTGGACGTGAAGCGCGCGGAGGGCGGCGTGCCCGCGGGCGCGAAGGTGACGGCCAACGCGCTCGTGGATGGCGCCAACGTGGCGCAGGTGCCGTGCACGGTGGACGCGAAGGGGCGCTGCACGGTGAGCTTCCCGCTGCCCGCCGCCATGGAGCGCGGCGAGGGCACGCTGGCCTTCACCATCCAGGACGGCGGCGTGGTGGAGTCCGCGGCGAAGACGATCCCCATCCTCCTCCAGACGCTGGACCTGGCCATGTACCCGGAGGGCGGCGACCTGGTGGCGGGGCTCGCCTCGCGCGTCTACTTCGAGGCGCGCACTCCCGCGCGCAAGCCGGCGGACCTGATGGGCCGGATCGTGGAGGTAGAGAGCGGCAAGGTCGTCGCCCGCGTGAGCTCCGAGCACGAGGGCCGTGGCCGCTTCGAGCTGACCCCGCAGGCGGGGGTGCGGTACGCGCTGCGCATCGACTCGCCGTCGGGCATCCGGAAGAGCTTCCCGCTGCCGGAGGTGAAGCCGAGGGGCGCCGTCATCCGCGTGCGCGAGGACGTGGTTCCCGCGGGCAAGCTGGTGCAGCTCGTCGTGGGCCTGACCAACGTCGGCCGCGCGACGGTGACGCTGAGCCAGCGCGAGGTGCGCGTCGCCTCCGCGGTGCTGGACGACGTGAAGGGCGGGCCGGTGACGTTGAACCCCGGCGAGGCGGACGGCGTGCTCGTCGCCACGGTGTGGGACCACGACGGGCGGCCCCTCGCGGAGCGGCTGGTGTTCCGCCAGCCCTCGAAGGAGCTGTCGGTGGAGCTGAAGGCGGACCGCACGCGCTACGTGCCCGGTGGCCCCGTGCAGCTCACGGCCCGGACGACGCGCGGCGGTCAGCCGGTCTCCGCGCTGGTGATGCTCACCGTGACGGATGACGCGGTGCTGGAGCTCCAGGAGAATCGCGACCAGGCGCCGCAGCTCCCGGTCATGGTGTTGCTGGAGCCGGAGGTGAAGGAACTGGCCGACGCGCAGCTCTACCTCGACGCGAAGAATCCGAAGTCCAGGCTGGCGGTGGACCTGCTGCTGGGAACGCAGGGCTGGCGGCGCTTCGCGCTGACCGACACGAAGGCCTTCCTCGCCCGGCACGGTGAAGCGGCGATGCGCGTGCTCGCGGTGCGCTGGCCGCCGGAGCCCGTCCGCAAGCCCCGGCCGTCCGCCATCGCCAAGGCCGGACGCGGCGCCGCCGTGGGGGGAATGCTGCGAATGGAAGAGCCCCTGATGGACCGGAACGTCGAGGACGAGGATGACGCCTTCGCCGGCGCGGCCGAGGGCGCGGCCATCCCCCAGATGGCCCCCGTCGCCGCGGCGGCTCCGCCTCCCATGCCCCCGGCGGATGCGCCCGCGGAAGTGGAGGCACCGGCCCCCGTGCTCCAGGCGGCGAAGGAGGAAGAGGCGCCAATGGAGCGCAGGAGGAGCCTTCGCGCGAAGCGAGACTTCAACGCCGACGACAAGCAGGTCATCCAGGGGCAGCTGATCTACCTCCGCGAGTTCGCGCACACCGCGCGGCCCAACCGCAAGTCGGGAGACCGGGTCGACTTCGCGGAGACGCTCTACTGGAACGCCGGGGTGCGCACGGATGCCCGCACCGGCGAGGCGCGGGTGTCCTTCGCGATGAGCGACTCGGTGACGACGTTCAAGGCGTTCGCGGGAGCCGTGGGCGGTGACGGCGCGCTCGGTTCGGCGGTGGCGGAGCTGGAGTCCGTGCAGCCGTTCTACGCGGAGCCCAAGCTGCCGCTGGAGGTGACGTCAGGAGACGTGGTGCGGCTGCCGGTGGCGCTGGTGAACGGGACGGAGGCGCGGCTTTCGGGCGCGGGGGTGAAGGTGGAGCTGAAGGGAGACGTGAAGGTCTCCGGCGGCTCCACGCTGGACCTGGCCTCGCAGGCGCGCGGCCGGCAGCTCTTCTCCCTGGAGATTGGCCAGGAAGCAAAGCCGGTGGACGTGAAGCTCACGGCGAGCGCGGGCGAGTACACGGACGTCGTCACCCGCACGCTGTCCATCAAGCCCCGGGGCTTCCCGGGCCGCGTGTCCTACGGCGGGCTGGTGTCCGCGAAGGCACCGGCGGTGCACCCGGTGGTGCTGCCCAAGAGCCTGGTTCCCGGCACCGTGCGGACGTCCATCGCCGTGTACCCGGGCCCGCTGGCCAACATGACGGAGTCGCTGGCCCGCCTCATCCAGGAGCCCTCCGGCTGCTTCGAGCAGACCAGCTCCACGACGTACCCCATGACGATGGCGCAGCAGTACTTCCAGACGCACACCGGCGTGAACCCGGAGCTGGTGGCGAGCGCGAAAGAGAAGCTGGAGCGCGGCTACCAGCGGCTGATGGGCTTCGAGACGCCCGAGAAGGGCTACGAGTGGTTCGGGGAGAAGCCCGGCCATGAGGCGCTGACCGCGTTCGGCCTGCTGCACTTCACGGACATGCGCCAGGTGCGCGACGTGGACACCGCGATGATGGAGCGCACGCGCGAGTGGCTGCTCCAGCAGCGGGACGGCCAGGGCGGCTTCAATCGCAAGCGCCGCGCGCTGCACGTGTGGGTGGAGGACCCGGACACGTCGAACGCGTACATCGTCTGGACGCTGTTGGAGAGCGCGGGCCAGCCGGCCTCGCAGGCGAAGGAGCTGTCGCGCGAGGTGGCCTCGGTGAAGGCCGCGGCGGCGAAGAGCACCAACAGCTACGTGGTGGCCCTGGCGGCCAACGTGCTGGCGCTCGCCGGTGACACCGCCGAGGCCCGGAAGCTGATGGGCCGGCTCGCCTCCTCGCAGGGGAAGGCAGGCGTGGTGGACGGCGCGACGCAGTCCATCGTGGGCAGCATGGGCGAGACGCTGAACATCGAGACCACCGCGCTGGCGACGCTGGCGTGGATGCGCGACCCCGCCTACGTGGGTAACGTGGAGCGCGCGATGAAGTTCCTCGCGGAGTCCAGCGACGGTGGCCGCTACGGCGCGACGCAGAGCACGGTGCTCGCGCTGCGCGCCATCATCGCCTACGACAAGGCGCGCGCGTCCAAGCTCACCCCGGGGCTGGTGCGCGTCTACGTGGATGGCCGTCCGGTGGGCGAACCGGTGCGCTTCGACGGCTCCACCCAGGAAGCCCTCAAGCTGCCCGACGTGAGCGCGCTGCTGGGCACGGGCGAGCGCCGCGTGGAGCTGCGGATGGAGGGAGGCGCGGAGCTGCCGTACTCGGTGGAGGTCACCTACAACATGCTGACGCCGGACAGCTCCAAGGACACGGCCGTGACGCTGGAGGTGGCGCTGGCGAAGACGGCCCTCACCGAGGGTGAGCCCACGGAGGCGCGGGTGGTGGTGGCCAACCGCACGGGCCAGAAGCTGCCCACGGCGGTGGCCATCTTCGGCGTGCCGGGCGGACTGGAAGTGCGCCACGACCAGCTCAAGGAGCTGGTGAAGCGGCAGGTGGTGGATGCGTACGAGGTGCTCGGGCGCGACGTCGTCCTGTACTGGCGTGGCATGGAGCCGAACAAGCGCATCGACGTGCCGCTGTCCCTGGTGGCCGCGGTGCCCGGCACCTACACGGGCCCGTCCAGCCGCGCGTACCTGTACTACGCGGACGAGCACAAGGTGTGGAGCGAGGGCGTGAAGGTCTCCATCGCACCGAAGCCGTAG
- a CDS encoding alpha/beta hydrolase has product MSAHPIEFDPQLAALLPALEGYVPRQMTLAQLEHFRGLSRVAREDLIGDAKVHCVDYSIPGYQGAEITVSVIARQGHSVPGPAVYFIHGGGMVMGTRFAGAKPLVDWALRHDAVCVTVEYRLAPEHPAPTLVEDCYAGLLWMAANADRLRFDPKQLVIFGGSGGGGLAAGTTLLARDRHGPKLLGQLLQCPMLDDRNETESARRYDGVGVWDRTSNLTAWRAVLGERCGGPDVSPYSAPARATDLRGLPPTFIDVAAGETFRDEAVAYARSILDAGGECELHVWGGAFHGFYDIAPQSDVARACIATRDAWLGRMFARGVASGGTLPVP; this is encoded by the coding sequence ATGAGCGCTCACCCTATTGAATTCGACCCACAGTTGGCCGCCCTCCTGCCCGCGCTGGAGGGGTATGTGCCCCGGCAGATGACGCTGGCGCAGTTGGAGCATTTCCGTGGCTTGAGCCGCGTGGCCCGGGAGGACCTGATTGGCGACGCGAAGGTCCACTGCGTCGATTACAGCATCCCCGGTTATCAGGGCGCAGAGATCACGGTCTCGGTCATTGCCCGGCAGGGCCACTCGGTCCCGGGGCCTGCCGTCTATTTCATCCATGGCGGCGGGATGGTGATGGGGACCCGCTTCGCGGGAGCGAAGCCGCTCGTGGACTGGGCGCTCCGTCATGACGCGGTCTGCGTGACGGTCGAATACCGGCTGGCGCCCGAGCATCCGGCGCCGACCCTGGTGGAGGATTGTTACGCCGGGCTGCTCTGGATGGCGGCGAACGCCGACCGGCTGCGGTTTGATCCGAAGCAGTTGGTCATCTTCGGCGGAAGCGGTGGTGGCGGGCTCGCGGCCGGAACCACGCTCCTGGCCCGGGATCGGCACGGCCCGAAGCTGTTGGGTCAACTGCTGCAATGCCCGATGCTGGATGACCGCAACGAGACGGAATCCGCCCGTCGGTATGACGGCGTCGGAGTCTGGGACCGCACCAGCAATCTGACGGCCTGGCGCGCGGTGCTGGGCGAGCGCTGTGGGGGCCCGGACGTGTCTCCCTATTCCGCGCCCGCGCGCGCCACGGACCTGCGGGGGCTGCCGCCGACCTTCATCGACGTCGCGGCAGGGGAGACGTTCCGGGATGAAGCCGTCGCCTATGCGCGTAGCATCCTCGATGCGGGCGGCGAGTGCGAACTGCACGTCTGGGGCGGAGCCTTCCATGGCTTCTACGACATCGCCCCCCAGTCCGACGTGGCGCGCGCCTGCATTGCGACGCGCGACGCGTGGCTGGGACGGATGTTCGCCCGCGGTGTTGCGAGCGGGGGCACACTGCCTGTCCCATGA
- a CDS encoding LVIVD repeat-containing protein, producing MTFLPRGLGVRLLACSLVLTACAETRGTPDAGTPPVVAWDGTSTPIEEKGDWLDRGVFAPCEFTPPLGTEIDCDTPALFNLSQCNPSALRTASRHGIYQTELRPDTGEYPWGGAGLLLPEGGGTGTSNFDRFTRQQFDDQGMLLTSVFTTTRGVAIKTALAGCDVPQPHHITGCYAVCTNGVLTEKGTFDADRLVLSRGEAESSGGLNLVSESVVGIGHPVDVYVTKNHAYVVSIQLKPDMPSGGLTVFDVSDRNHPVLKKVISLPGDGYWNAAWAKDDVLYVATKASGVILYDISNPGDPTYLRSVPSGAPPNVHTLFVDGNRLYAMALRPAQTIIFDITSPRDPVLLNRVVFSSEEFVTSYPHDSFAYEGRLYINHTDIGFLVTDPSDPMQVKELGKYHYNRQYSHASAVGTFAGRTIAFEGSEQEGAHLRVLDVTDPANIQLIGEHRLRPTTSIHNMILKGTKLYVAWYQEGVRVFDVANPTLPKEIAYFNAYRETDPKRLGVVYEGVMGMRVPGDGFVYAVDTSRGLLIFNEP from the coding sequence ATGACCTTTCTTCCTCGTGGTCTGGGGGTGCGGCTGCTTGCCTGCTCCCTGGTGCTGACGGCCTGCGCTGAAACCCGGGGGACACCGGATGCCGGCACGCCCCCTGTCGTGGCCTGGGATGGCACCTCCACCCCCATCGAAGAGAAGGGCGACTGGCTTGACCGCGGCGTCTTCGCTCCTTGCGAGTTCACCCCGCCACTGGGAACCGAGATCGACTGCGACACCCCGGCCCTCTTCAACCTGTCGCAATGCAACCCGAGCGCGCTCCGCACGGCGTCACGGCACGGCATCTACCAGACCGAGCTGCGACCGGACACCGGCGAGTACCCTTGGGGCGGAGCTGGCCTCCTGCTCCCGGAAGGGGGCGGCACGGGAACCTCGAACTTCGATCGCTTCACCCGGCAGCAGTTCGATGACCAGGGCATGCTCCTCACGAGCGTCTTCACCACAACCCGGGGCGTGGCCATCAAGACCGCGCTGGCGGGCTGTGACGTGCCCCAGCCCCACCACATCACCGGCTGCTATGCGGTCTGCACCAACGGCGTGCTCACGGAGAAGGGGACGTTCGACGCGGACCGCCTGGTCTTGAGCCGCGGTGAGGCCGAGTCCTCCGGGGGCCTGAACCTCGTCTCCGAGTCCGTCGTCGGGATTGGCCATCCGGTGGATGTCTACGTCACGAAGAACCATGCCTACGTGGTGTCCATCCAGCTCAAGCCGGACATGCCCTCGGGAGGCCTGACGGTCTTCGACGTCAGCGACCGCAACCACCCCGTGTTGAAGAAGGTCATCTCCCTGCCGGGCGACGGGTACTGGAACGCCGCGTGGGCCAAGGACGACGTCCTCTACGTCGCCACCAAGGCTTCCGGCGTCATCCTGTATGACATTTCAAACCCGGGGGATCCGACCTACCTCCGCAGCGTGCCCAGCGGCGCGCCCCCGAATGTCCACACCCTGTTCGTGGATGGCAACCGGCTCTACGCCATGGCGCTGCGGCCCGCGCAGACGATCATCTTCGACATCACGTCCCCGCGAGACCCCGTCCTGCTCAACCGCGTCGTCTTCTCGTCCGAGGAGTTCGTCACCAGCTATCCGCACGACTCCTTCGCCTACGAGGGCCGCCTCTACATCAACCACACGGACATCGGCTTCCTGGTCACCGACCCGAGCGACCCGATGCAGGTCAAGGAGCTGGGCAAGTACCACTACAACCGGCAGTACAGCCATGCCAGCGCGGTGGGGACCTTCGCGGGCCGCACCATCGCGTTCGAGGGCAGTGAGCAGGAGGGCGCGCACCTTCGCGTGCTGGATGTCACCGACCCGGCGAACATCCAGCTCATCGGCGAGCACCGGCTGCGTCCCACCACCTCCATCCACAACATGATCCTGAAGGGCACGAAGCTGTACGTCGCCTGGTACCAGGAAGGCGTGCGCGTGTTCGACGTGGCCAACCCCACGCTCCCCAAGGAGATTGCCTACTTCAACGCCTACCGTGAGACCGACCCGAAGCGGCTGGGCGTCGTCTACGAGGGCGTCATGGGGATGCGCGTCCCGGGCGACGGGTTTGTCTACGCGGTGGACACCTCGCGCGGGCTGCTCATCTTCAACGAGCCCTGA